In one window of Kwoniella newhampshirensis strain CBS 13917 chromosome 14, whole genome shotgun sequence DNA:
- a CDS encoding DNA damage checkpoint protein rad24 → MSNREDSVYLAKLAEQAERYEEMVENMKSVASSDQELTVEERNLLSVAYKNVIGARRASWRIVSSIEQKEESKGNEAQVSMIKSYREKIEAELAKICEDILEVLDKHLIPSAASGESKVFYHKMMGDYHRYLAEFATGDKRKDSADKSLEAYKAASDVAVTELPPTHPIRLGLALNFSVFYYEILNSPDRACHLAKQAFDDAIAELDTLSEESYKDSTLIMQLLRDNLTLWTSDMDNAGEGAKEEPESKEEPAPAA, encoded by the exons ATGTCTAACCGGGAAGATTCCGTCTACCTTGCCAAGCTCGCTGAGCAGGCCGAGCGATatgagg aaATGGTCGAGAACATGAAGTCTGTCGCCTCCTCCGACCAGGAGCTTACCGTTGAGGAGCGAaatctcctctccgtcgCCTACAAGAACGTCATCGGTGCCCGACGTGCTTCCTGGCGAatcgtctcctccatcgagcagaaggaggagtctAAAGGCAACGAGGCCCAGGTCTCCATGATCAAGTCTTacagggagaagatcgaggctGAGCTCGCCAAGATCTGCGAGGACATCCTTGAGGTTCTCGACAAGCACCTTATTCCCTCCGCCGCTTCCGGTGAATCCAAGGTGTTCTACCACAAGAT GATGGGAGATTACCACCGATACCTCGCCGAATTCGCCACTGGCGACAAGCGAAAGGACTCCGCCGACAAGTCCCTCGAGGCCTACAAGGCCGCTTCTGACGTTGCCGTTACCGAGCTTCCCCCTACCCACCCTATCCGACTTGGTCTTGCTCTCAACTTCTCGGTCTTCTA CTACGAGATCCTCAACAGCCCCGACCGAGCGTGCCACCTCGCCAAGCAGGCGTTCGACGATGCCATTGCTGAGCTTGACACTCTTTCCGAGGAGTCCTACAA GGACTCTACGCTCATCATGCAGCTCCTCCGAGACAACCTTACCTTGTGGACTTCGGACATGGACAATGCTG GAGAAGGTGCAAAAGAAGAGCCAGAGTCCAAGGAGGAGCCAGCCCCTGCGGCTTAG
- a CDS encoding 60S ribosomal protein uL2 — MGRVIRAQRKSGGIFKSHTHHNKNPARLRNLDFAEKNGYIRGVVKEIIHDAGRGAPLATVVFRDPYRYKLRKETFLAAEGISTGAFIYCGKKATLNVGNVLPIAQCPEGTIVCNVEEKIGDRGALARTSGNYATVIGHSESGVTRIRMPSGAKKTVSSRCRATVGIIAGGGRIDKPFLKAGRKHHAMRAKRNSWPRTRGVAMNPVDHPHGGGNHQHIGHASTMARDSSAGQKAGLIAARRTGLLRGTAGKTVDTA, encoded by the exons ATGGGT CGAGTCATCAGAGCACAGAGAAAGTCCGGTGGGATCTTCAAGTCTCACACCCACCACAACAAGAACCCGGCGAGGTTGAGGAACCTCGATTTCGCGGAGAAGAACGGGTACATCAGGGGTGTTGTGAAAGAGATCATCCACGATGCTGGTCG AGGTGCTCCCCTCGCTACCGTCGTCTTCCGAGACCCTTACCGATACAAGCTCCGAAAGGAGACTTTCCTCGCTGCCGAGGGCATCTCCACCGGCGCCTTCATCTACTGCGGTAAGAAGGCCACCCTCAACGTCGGCAACGTCCTCCCCATCGCTCAGTGCCCCGAAGGTACCATCGTGTGCAacgtcgaggagaagattggtGACCGAGGAGCTCTTGCCCGAACTTCCGGAAACTACGCCACCGTCATCGGTCACTCCGAGTCTGGCGTCACCCGAATCAGGATGCCTTCCGGTGCCAAGAAGAccgtctcttctcgatgCAGGGCCACCGTCGGTATCAtcgctggtggtggtagaATCGACAAGCCCTTCCTCAAGGCTGGTAGGAAGCACCACGCCATGCGTGCCAAGAGGAACTCTTGGCCCAGGACTCGAGGTGTGGCGATGAACCCCGTCGACCATCCCCACGGTGGTGGTAACCATCAA CACATTGGTCACGCTTCTACTATGGCCCGAGACTCTTCCGCTGGTCAAAAAGCCGGTCTCATCGCCGCCAGAAGGACTGGTCTTCTC AGAGGTACCGCTGGAAAGACTGTCGACACTGCTTAA